A part of Liolophura sinensis isolate JHLJ2023 chromosome 1, CUHK_Ljap_v2, whole genome shotgun sequence genomic DNA contains:
- the LOC135462057 gene encoding lachesin-like — protein sequence MATPIYTYVLISILITSVSCQNPQIVEDIFPEVKRKGDTGYLNCTVSRQQNNKVNWIQPLGGVNDNWISSDTEILAKNEVVNGKQKYEVIRHVRGNDKITYTLVVNRLREEDSGRYKCTVFLVGKNQREWPYKYGNMTVQVPPTIKVSQTSNTVQRNQASDVTLRCNATGNPNPNITWIRADGKPLPDGRLSHRGHFLHITNIRNDDRGIYRCLADNNVIPPAHHDAKLVVNFKPEAEAVQDTVGQAQNRRFHALLECKIKGMPEPNLRWFMVTDTGPVSLIDDAKHDINQLLTHGTSLQLNDVWYSLKILNVQANDYGVYYCEGSNALGTSRAEIRLYETSQCQVPTVH from the exons TGAGTTGTCAGAACCCCCAGATTGTGGAAGACATTTTCCCTGAAGTGAAGAGGAAAGGTGACACAGGCTACCTGAACTGTACTGTCAGCAGGCAACAGAACAATAAG GTTAATTGGATCCAACCATTGGGAGGTGTTAATGATAACTGGATTTCCAGCGACACGGAAATTTTGGCTAAAAACGAAGTGGTCAATGGAAAACAGAAGTATGAAGTTATCCGCCATGTACGTGGAAATGATAAAATCACCTACACTCTGGTGGTAAACCGACTGCGTGAAGAAGATAGCGGTAGATACAAATGTACGGTATTTCTTGTTGGAAAAAACCAGAGGGAATGGCCGTACAAGTACGGGAATATGACCGTACAAG TTCCACCAACAATTAAAGTGTCGCAGACCTCAAACACAGTCCAGCGAAATCAGGCATCTGATGTTACTCTCAGGTGCAACGCTACAGGTAATCCAAACCCCAACATCACCTGGATCAGAGCAGACGGCAAGCCTCTACCAGATGGCAGGCTCAGTCACAGG GGTCATTTTCTACACATCACAAATATCAGGAATGATGATCGAGGGATTTACAGATGCCTGGCAGACAACAACGTGATACCACCCGCCCACCATGACGCTAAGCTGGTAGTAAACTTCAAGCCAGAGGCCGAAGCTGTGCAGGACACAGTGGGACAGGCCCAGAATAGACGGTTCCATGCTCTtttagaatgtaaaataaaag GGATGCCAGAGCCGAACCTGAGGTGGTTCATGGTCACAGACACAGGTCCTGTTTCCCTGATAGACGATGCCAAGCATGATATCAATCAGCTGCTCACCCACGGCACATCATTGCAACTCAATGATGTTTGGTACTCACTGAAAATCCTCAACGTCCAAGCGAATGATTACGGCGTGTACTATTGTGAGGGATCAAATGCTCTGGGGACAAGTCGTGCGGAGATTAGACTTTATG AAACCTCACAATGCCAAGTTCCGACTGTCCATTAG